One window from the genome of Roseisolibacter agri encodes:
- a CDS encoding alpha/beta fold hydrolase: MRPVILPDGERVRVVHCPPPADASGDVPAVVCVHGWGCSAFSFNRVLRPIADAGCDVYAPDLRGHGWSDKPQDLARYTPEALGTWLLRVVDALRLERAVLVGHSMGGAVVLHAALQAPARAAGLVLLAPVGFGTIPRIGLLRTLTPDALVPLLPYLAFRAVVDVGLRTGYGAIGAPSADDVDEYWAPTADPAFARAVRLVAHAFDWSPTDPRVLEGLACPAHVVLGERDNLISSPSVRAHVARVAGLRVDEVPRAGHVLPEEVPDAVVRAVVDDARAWWRPDRGAS; the protein is encoded by the coding sequence GTGCGGCCGGTCATCCTCCCCGACGGGGAGCGCGTGCGCGTGGTGCACTGCCCGCCGCCGGCGGACGCGTCGGGTGACGTGCCCGCGGTCGTCTGCGTGCACGGATGGGGCTGCTCGGCGTTCAGCTTCAACCGGGTGCTGCGGCCGATCGCGGACGCGGGCTGCGACGTCTACGCGCCGGACCTGCGCGGGCACGGCTGGTCCGACAAGCCGCAGGACCTCGCGCGCTACACGCCCGAGGCGCTGGGCACCTGGCTGCTGCGGGTGGTGGATGCGCTGCGTCTGGAGCGCGCCGTGCTCGTGGGGCACTCGATGGGCGGCGCGGTCGTGCTGCACGCCGCGCTGCAGGCGCCGGCGCGCGCCGCGGGGCTCGTGCTGCTGGCACCGGTGGGCTTCGGCACCATCCCGCGCATCGGGCTGCTGCGCACGCTGACGCCCGACGCGCTGGTGCCGCTGCTGCCGTACCTGGCGTTCCGGGCGGTGGTCGACGTCGGGCTCCGCACCGGCTACGGCGCCATCGGCGCGCCGAGCGCGGACGACGTGGACGAGTACTGGGCACCGACCGCGGATCCGGCGTTCGCGCGCGCGGTGCGGCTGGTCGCGCACGCGTTCGACTGGAGCCCGACCGATCCGCGCGTGCTCGAGGGGCTGGCGTGTCCCGCGCACGTCGTGCTGGGGGAGCGCGACAACCTGATCTCGAGCCCGAGCGTGCGCGCGCACGTGGCGCGCGTCGCGGGGCTGCGCGTGGACGAGGTGCCGCGCGCCGGCCACGTGCTGCCGGAGGAGGTGCCGGACGCCGTCGTGCGCGCGGTGGTGGACGACGCGCGCGCGTGGTGGCGCCCCGATCGCGGCGCCTCCTAG